One stretch of Nitrosococcus watsonii C-113 DNA includes these proteins:
- a CDS encoding sensor histidine kinase, translating into MDPLLSELSSYLSNHQQTIFKRWMEACKEDDALGAAAKLTYTEFRNNIPAALEGLCRILKHGNRRVSSETVRCEVAKHGHHRWKQGFSLKELIRDWGHLNQVLITTIETFFQIHHPHATVHRIKALERMGDFMIEAASHSVQRFDNLRQAEAAALTQDLEFARAQFEQLTQARGKLLREAAHDIRGGLSAIEGASAILNITKNPHESFTHILEILNAGINSVKEMLDSLLELSRLESGADEVELLSVNIADVLQQLAAEYRAVALKKDLRLSTDGPTEMWVRTDPEKARRIAQNLLINALKHTSSGEVHMCWRLESKRWLMGVSDTGPGMQAVLGSPVAQELNHPDSALGVSADHASSSINPNHSHTGEGIGLTIVKRLCDLLDAGISLESEVGQGTKFTVEFPRHY; encoded by the coding sequence ATGGACCCCCTTCTCTCAGAGTTAAGCAGCTACCTAAGCAACCATCAACAAACGATCTTTAAGCGCTGGATGGAAGCCTGCAAGGAGGATGACGCGCTGGGCGCGGCAGCCAAACTTACCTATACTGAATTCCGCAACAATATACCCGCCGCCCTAGAAGGGCTATGCCGAATATTGAAGCACGGAAATAGGCGAGTCTCCTCAGAGACGGTAAGGTGCGAGGTTGCCAAGCACGGGCACCACCGCTGGAAGCAGGGTTTCAGTCTCAAGGAGCTGATTCGGGACTGGGGTCACTTAAATCAGGTGCTGATCACTACCATCGAAACTTTCTTCCAAATCCACCATCCCCATGCCACTGTTCATAGGATCAAAGCCTTAGAGCGGATGGGGGATTTTATGATCGAAGCCGCCAGTCACAGCGTGCAACGTTTTGACAACCTTCGCCAGGCCGAAGCGGCGGCCTTGACCCAAGATCTGGAATTTGCGAGAGCCCAATTTGAGCAACTAACTCAGGCTCGGGGAAAGTTGTTACGAGAAGCGGCGCATGATATACGGGGAGGATTATCGGCTATTGAAGGCGCTTCGGCTATCCTTAATATCACTAAAAACCCCCATGAGTCCTTTACCCACATACTAGAAATTCTCAATGCGGGTATAAATTCAGTAAAAGAGATGCTGGACTCGCTACTTGAACTATCCCGGTTGGAATCAGGCGCGGACGAAGTTGAGTTACTTTCGGTTAACATTGCCGATGTGCTCCAGCAACTAGCAGCAGAATACCGGGCAGTAGCCCTAAAAAAAGACTTGCGGTTAAGCACCGACGGTCCCACGGAAATGTGGGTGCGAACCGATCCAGAAAAAGCCCGGCGTATCGCTCAAAATTTGTTGATTAACGCTTTGAAGCATACCTCTAGCGGCGAGGTTCATATGTGCTGGAGGCTAGAATCTAAACGATGGCTAATGGGTGTTAGCGACACGGGGCCGGGAATGCAGGCAGTGCTTGGCTCGCCCGTGGCCCAGGAACTGAATCATCCTGACTCCGCCCTCGGCGTCAGCGCGGATCACGCATCCTCTAGTATCAATCCGAATCATTCCCACACCGGCGAAGGAATCGGCTTGACTATTGTAAAGCGGCTGTGCGATCTATTGGATGCAGGCATTTCCCTCGAGTCTGAGGTAGGCCAGGGGACAAAATTTACTGTGGAATTTCCCCGTCATTACTAA
- a CDS encoding electron transport complex subunit E codes for MAPPPVSYSQISRAGLWNNNVALVQLLGLCPLLAVTGTVINGLGLGLATLLTLVASNSLVALIRHWVPKEVRLPVFVLIIASIVTTIELLMNAYFYDLYKVLGIFIPLIVTNCAIIGRAEAFASRQKVGRAFTDGLMMGLGFTLVLMLLGGLREALGQGTLLDQAHLMFGEAARDLKLTLVEDYRGFLLAILPPGAFIGLGLLIALKNVIDRRLAQRTAVQKSHATKPIDVLPERI; via the coding sequence ATGGCACCCCCCCCCGTTAGCTACAGCCAAATTAGCCGCGCCGGTTTATGGAATAACAATGTCGCCTTAGTGCAGTTGCTGGGCCTCTGTCCCCTGCTGGCAGTCACCGGAACGGTGATCAATGGCCTGGGTCTGGGTCTGGCTACCTTGCTGACCCTAGTAGCCTCCAACAGCCTGGTGGCTCTCATCCGCCACTGGGTTCCCAAGGAAGTGCGCCTGCCCGTATTCGTGCTGATCATCGCTTCCATCGTGACCACTATTGAGCTGTTGATGAATGCCTATTTTTACGATTTATATAAAGTTTTGGGCATTTTTATTCCGCTTATCGTGACCAATTGCGCTATTATCGGCCGCGCCGAAGCCTTCGCTTCCCGGCAAAAGGTGGGACGAGCCTTTACCGATGGTCTCATGATGGGCCTGGGCTTTACCCTGGTATTGATGCTCCTGGGCGGGCTGCGGGAAGCGCTGGGTCAGGGCACCTTGCTGGATCAAGCCCATCTCATGTTCGGCGAAGCCGCCCGAGATCTCAAGCTGACCCTCGTAGAAGACTATCGGGGTTTTTTGCTAGCCATCCTGCCACCAGGGGCTTTTATTGGCCTCGGATTGTTGATCGCCCTGAAGAATGTGATTGACCGCCGTCTAGCCCAACGGACCGCTGTCCAAAAAAGCCATGCCACCAAACCAATAGATGTCTTGCCCGAGCGCATTTAA
- a CDS encoding YgjP-like metallopeptidase domain-containing protein, which produces MKEPVELPYLRVANVQDGHLLLDEIKIIQLERSKVSCYSLKKGDVLLTEGGGFEPVLMHELCHLRHHHHGPEFYQLLDRSLPDWMKRKHTLEMALA; this is translated from the coding sequence TTGAAAGAACCTGTAGAGTTGCCTTATCTACGAGTTGCGAATGTTCAAGATGGTCATCTGTTGCTAGATGAAATTAAAATTATACAACTTGAACGGTCAAAGGTTTCATGTTATTCCCTTAAAAAGGGAGACGTGCTTTTAACCGAGGGTGGCGGCTTTGAACCTGTGTTGATGCATGAGCTTTGCCATTTGCGGCACCACCATCATGGACCCGAGTTCTATCAACTCCTTGATCGCTCACTACCCGATTGGATGAAAAGAAAGCATACACTGGAAATGGCTTTGGCTTGA
- a CDS encoding N-6 DNA methylase, translated as MCWFTNRPVSQNFMQSSALGSAIRRVVMAPKSKGDYAFMSHMIEARVAKEGRAAVNKA; from the coding sequence CTGTGCTGGTTTACCAACCGGCCCGTTTCCCAGAATTTTATGCAAAGCTCGGCGCTTGGATCTGCGATCCGGCGTGTGGTTATGGCGCCTAAATCCAAGGGGGACTATGCCTTTATGAGCCACATGATTGAAGCGAGGGTGGCGAAAGAAGGCCGGGCGGCCGTTAACAAAGCTTGA
- the rsxG gene encoding electron transport complex subunit RsxG, whose protein sequence is MLRAGLLLGLFAVAGTGIVAMTETFTQEQITANERAALQQAITAVLPTTAYNNSILEDTLRITAPDLLGTKEPLLAYRARQDDRPVAVILTAVAPEGYNGAIKLLVGIRYDGSLTGVRIVSHTETPGLGDKIEEEKSSWILNFSGRSLGNPPIAQWRVKRDGGVFDQFTGATITPRTIVKTVRNTLRYFKNHRDRLFAQKEKHLNGTPPR, encoded by the coding sequence ATGCTTCGCGCCGGCCTGCTACTCGGCCTATTCGCGGTAGCCGGAACCGGTATCGTGGCCATGACGGAAACATTTACCCAAGAACAAATTACCGCCAATGAACGGGCAGCCTTACAGCAGGCCATTACAGCGGTCCTGCCCACAACGGCCTACAATAATTCCATTCTAGAAGATACACTCCGTATAACAGCCCCGGATCTGCTGGGAACGAAAGAGCCTTTACTGGCCTACCGAGCCCGTCAGGACGACCGGCCAGTAGCGGTAATTCTCACGGCTGTGGCGCCGGAGGGTTATAATGGGGCAATTAAGCTGCTGGTGGGAATCCGCTACGATGGAAGTCTGACAGGCGTGCGGATCGTTTCCCATACAGAAACTCCTGGGCTAGGAGATAAAATCGAGGAAGAAAAATCCTCGTGGATTTTAAATTTTAGCGGCCGCTCCCTGGGTAACCCCCCAATAGCACAATGGCGGGTAAAACGGGATGGTGGCGTCTTCGATCAGTTTACCGGCGCCACCATTACGCCCCGGACCATCGTCAAAACTGTCCGTAACACCCTGAGATATTTTAAGAACCACCGGGATAGGCTCTTTGCACAAAAGGAGAAACACTTAAATGGCACCCCCCCCCGTTAG
- a CDS encoding S9 family peptidase encodes MLAPVEKPYGAWLSPITADLIVSETIGLGQIALSGDAIYWLEMRPTEGGRNVILGRARDGEVKEINPAPYNARTRVHEYGGGAYLVAGDSVFFSHFEDQRLYRRQIDDSIEPLTPEGDYRYADAIFDRFRNRLVCVREDHTDKTREPVNTLVSIPLDGNGRISVLASGADFYASPRLSPDGSQLAWLTWNHPNMPWDGTDLWLAPVEAAGSLGESKHIAGAADESIFQPEWSPTGTLYFISDRTGWWNLYRWREQKTESVTRMEAELGVPQWVFGLSTYAFESAERIICAYSRNGVSHLASMDAASGVLEELETPYTEIGSLRARAGYAVFIAASPTEFPAVVQFDLATREVEVLRRASEMSIDSGYLSIPEAIQFPTTAGAQSHAFFYPPKNKDFTGLPGERPPLLVISHGGPTAATDSTLSLKIQYWTSRGIAVLDVNYRGSSHYGREYRQQLKGQWGCADVEDCLNGALYLAQRGEVDGERLAIRGSSAGGFTTLAALTFHEVFKAGASYYGVSDLEALAKETHKFESRYLDHLIGPYPERADLYAARSPIHAVDKLSCPVIFFQGLEDKIVPPEQAEGMVEALRGKGVPVAYVPFEGEQHGFRRAENIKRALEAEFYFYSRVFGFDLAEQVEPVAIENL; translated from the coding sequence ATGCTTGCCCCTGTAGAAAAGCCCTATGGCGCTTGGTTATCCCCCATTACCGCTGATCTCATTGTCTCGGAAACCATTGGCCTAGGCCAGATAGCACTATCCGGGGACGCCATTTACTGGCTGGAAATGCGTCCTACGGAAGGGGGGCGGAATGTAATCCTAGGCCGCGCCAGGGACGGAGAAGTCAAAGAGATTAATCCCGCTCCTTATAATGCTAGAACCCGAGTCCATGAGTATGGCGGCGGGGCTTATCTAGTGGCTGGGGATTCGGTGTTTTTTTCCCATTTTGAAGATCAAAGGCTGTATCGGCGTCAGATAGATGATTCAATTGAGCCGCTTACTCCGGAAGGAGATTATCGTTACGCCGATGCGATTTTTGATCGCTTCCGCAATCGTCTTGTCTGCGTTCGTGAAGACCACACCGATAAGACTCGGGAGCCCGTCAATACGCTGGTTAGTATCCCCCTCGACGGCAATGGGCGGATATCTGTATTGGCCTCGGGAGCGGATTTTTATGCCTCGCCCCGTCTTAGTCCCGATGGAAGTCAGCTCGCCTGGTTGACCTGGAACCATCCCAATATGCCCTGGGATGGCACGGATCTCTGGTTGGCCCCGGTAGAGGCCGCGGGCTCCTTGGGAGAGAGCAAACACATTGCGGGCGCAGCGGATGAGTCTATTTTTCAGCCCGAGTGGTCCCCTACAGGCACTTTGTATTTTATTTCTGACCGCACTGGATGGTGGAATCTTTATCGCTGGCGGGAGCAGAAAACAGAATCGGTTACTCGGATGGAGGCCGAATTGGGCGTGCCGCAATGGGTTTTTGGTTTATCCACGTATGCTTTTGAGTCGGCGGAGCGTATCATTTGCGCCTATAGCAGGAATGGCGTGAGTCATTTAGCGAGTATGGATGCCGCTAGTGGCGTTTTGGAAGAATTAGAGACTCCTTATACCGAAATAGGATCTTTGCGGGCGCGGGCTGGATATGCCGTATTTATTGCCGCCTCGCCCACGGAATTTCCCGCTGTCGTCCAGTTTGACTTAGCGACCAGAGAAGTGGAAGTTTTGCGTCGCGCCAGCGAGATGAGCATTGATTCCGGGTATCTTTCCATTCCCGAGGCTATTCAGTTCCCGACCACGGCGGGCGCTCAGTCCCACGCTTTCTTTTATCCGCCGAAAAATAAGGATTTTACCGGCCTGCCGGGGGAGCGGCCTCCTTTGTTGGTCATCAGCCATGGGGGGCCTACCGCGGCCACGGATAGCACCCTGAGTTTAAAAATTCAATACTGGACTAGCCGGGGCATCGCCGTGCTTGATGTGAATTATCGGGGCAGTAGCCACTATGGACGGGAATACCGCCAGCAATTGAAGGGGCAGTGGGGATGCGCCGACGTGGAGGATTGCCTCAACGGGGCCTTGTATTTAGCGCAGCGGGGAGAAGTAGATGGGGAGCGTCTTGCCATTCGGGGAAGCAGCGCGGGCGGTTTTACCACCTTGGCGGCCTTGACTTTTCATGAGGTATTTAAGGCCGGGGCGAGCTATTATGGCGTCAGCGATTTGGAAGCGCTAGCAAAAGAAACCCATAAATTTGAGTCCCGCTATCTGGATCACCTAATTGGACCCTACCCGGAACGAGCTGATCTGTACGCGGCCCGCTCGCCAATCCACGCGGTTGATAAACTCTCTTGCCCCGTTATCTTTTTTCAGGGCCTGGAAGATAAGATTGTGCCCCCTGAACAAGCAGAGGGAATGGTGGAGGCGTTGCGTGGGAAAGGGGTGCCCGTGGCCTATGTTCCCTTTGAAGGTGAACAACATGGCTTCCGACGGGCGGAAAATATTAAACGGGCGCTGGAGGCTGAGTTTTATTTTTACTCTCGGGTTTTTGGCTTTGACTTGGCGGAACAGGTTGAGCCGGTAGCAATTGAAAATCTTTAA
- a CDS encoding retropepsin-like aspartic protease family protein, translated as MVKPFNRRWFAGSILAGYLALGVLGPLQGAGDDPELLPGRTLLEALEDVSAKYGILIKGLEKTSAIPARSVHGSLREQLRQLLFDFNYVLVQSADGSVEKIFVLNQKKAAPAIPQYPEHIVLNTLRKGGHHVVQAIVQGPSGASMEVSLLVDTGASLVVLPASMLSELGFSPGELKSQEIATANGRLQAKIGRLDSFQIGSERMDAVNAAFIEDSLLGSNGLLGMNVLGRYLVTIDDQQNLITLIRQR; from the coding sequence ATGGTGAAGCCATTCAATCGCCGATGGTTTGCCGGTTCCATACTGGCAGGTTATCTGGCGTTAGGGGTTCTAGGCCCGCTTCAGGGGGCGGGCGATGATCCGGAATTGCTACCGGGCAGGACGCTATTAGAAGCACTCGAAGATGTCTCCGCCAAGTACGGTATTCTTATCAAGGGCCTGGAGAAAACGAGCGCCATTCCGGCCCGTTCCGTCCACGGCTCCCTGCGGGAGCAGTTGCGGCAACTGCTTTTTGATTTTAATTACGTTTTGGTTCAATCTGCCGATGGCAGCGTTGAGAAAATATTTGTTCTGAATCAGAAAAAGGCGGCGCCGGCAATACCGCAATATCCAGAACATATCGTTTTGAATACCCTACGAAAGGGCGGTCATCATGTTGTCCAAGCTATTGTTCAAGGGCCGAGCGGGGCCAGCATGGAAGTTTCCCTATTAGTGGATACCGGCGCTTCCCTAGTGGTGCTTCCTGCCTCGATGCTCTCTGAGCTGGGCTTTTCCCCTGGGGAGCTGAAAAGCCAGGAAATAGCGACCGCTAATGGCCGGCTTCAGGCAAAAATTGGCCGACTGGACTCTTTCCAGATAGGTTCAGAACGGATGGACGCTGTTAACGCGGCTTTTATAGAAGATAGTCTCCTTGGCTCTAATGGCCTTTTAGGCATGAATGTCCTGGGCCGTTACCTTGTGACCATTGACGACCAACAGAATCTGATTACCTTAATCAGGCAGCGTTGA
- a CDS encoding DUF1841 family protein, whose product MYSQDRQQMRQVFLEVRKKQREKEPLSPLEALMEKVIDQHPEYHPFLDHEESLQQEFSGQKGQENPFLHMALHISLQEQIQVDRPPGIREIYQTLASRSPHLHQAEHRMMECLAQMLWQAQSNGNPLSEEIYLDCLRRLL is encoded by the coding sequence ATGTATAGTCAAGATCGGCAACAGATGCGGCAAGTCTTCCTGGAAGTACGGAAAAAACAGCGGGAGAAAGAACCTCTCTCTCCCCTGGAGGCGCTGATGGAAAAAGTCATTGATCAGCACCCGGAATATCATCCTTTCCTCGACCACGAGGAGTCCTTACAACAAGAGTTTTCCGGTCAAAAGGGGCAGGAAAATCCTTTTTTGCATATGGCGCTCCATATCTCGCTTCAGGAGCAAATTCAGGTGGATCGTCCTCCCGGCATTCGGGAGATCTACCAAACCCTAGCCTCCCGCTCTCCCCATCTCCATCAAGCCGAGCATCGGATGATGGAATGCTTAGCCCAAATGCTCTGGCAAGCCCAAAGCAATGGGAACCCCCTGTCGGAAGAAATTTATTTGGATTGTTTGCGGCGCTTACTGTAG
- a CDS encoding nucleoside deaminase: MNAPPEHPAQISGDHASCQTLSRRRFMTVSVASFGLVGLGVISLAGEGRATEIEKPFNRERATQWMRRAIELSRKAMELGDGFPFGSVIAKEGEIVGEGWNRSWVNRDPSAHAEIEAIRDACKRLDTLSLEGCDVYASAQPCPMCIAAIYWAGANRIFFGNSARDIAALDPNLDATFIYQALTKPAEQRPVTERELLREEVMEVFRGYAAIKK, from the coding sequence ATGAACGCCCCACCCGAACATCCAGCTCAAATCTCCGGAGACCACGCTAGTTGTCAAACCCTTTCCCGGCGCCGGTTTATGACCGTGAGTGTCGCCAGTTTTGGCCTGGTGGGTCTGGGAGTCATTAGCTTGGCGGGGGAGGGCCGGGCAACGGAAATAGAGAAGCCTTTCAATAGGGAAAGGGCGACCCAATGGATGCGGCGCGCGATTGAGCTGAGCAGAAAAGCCATGGAACTGGGCGATGGTTTTCCCTTTGGCTCGGTGATCGCCAAGGAGGGGGAAATCGTTGGTGAAGGGTGGAATCGATCCTGGGTCAACAGGGACCCGTCCGCCCATGCGGAAATCGAAGCGATCCGTGATGCTTGCAAGCGACTGGATACACTAAGTCTAGAGGGTTGCGATGTCTACGCCAGTGCTCAGCCGTGTCCCATGTGTATTGCTGCCATCTACTGGGCGGGTGCGAATCGGATATTTTTTGGTAACAGCGCACGAGACATTGCCGCCCTCGATCCGAATCTCGATGCCACCTTCATCTATCAGGCTTTGACCAAGCCAGCAGAACAACGTCCGGTGACGGAACGGGAATTATTACGTGAGGAAGTGATGGAGGTCTTTCGTGGTTATGCCGCCATTAAAAAATAG
- the nth gene encoding endonuclease III: protein MKKNADIQEIFSRFRAANANPGTELKYHTPFELLIAVILSAQATDKGVNKATAQLFSVANTPQGILDLGEEGLKDYIKTIGLFNSKAKNILQTCRLLLQRHGGQVPHDRAALEALAGVGRKTANVMLNTAFGQPTIAVDTHIFRVANRTGLASGKTPRQVEDTLTRVVPDEFMHDAHHWLILHGRYVCTARNPRCQECLINDLCDYYSKIAKEKSRGLKKTAS from the coding sequence ATGAAAAAAAACGCCGACATCCAGGAAATATTTTCCCGCTTTCGGGCGGCCAACGCTAACCCTGGCACAGAGCTGAAATACCATACTCCCTTTGAACTCTTGATCGCCGTTATCCTGTCCGCCCAAGCTACCGATAAAGGCGTTAATAAAGCCACCGCTCAGCTTTTTTCGGTAGCTAATACTCCTCAAGGAATCCTGGATCTGGGAGAAGAAGGTTTAAAAGATTACATTAAAACTATTGGTCTGTTTAATAGCAAAGCTAAAAATATTCTCCAAACTTGCCGTCTCTTACTCCAACGACACGGCGGTCAGGTACCTCATGATCGGGCTGCTTTAGAAGCCCTGGCCGGCGTGGGACGAAAAACCGCTAATGTCATGCTCAACACCGCTTTCGGCCAACCCACCATTGCCGTGGACACTCACATTTTCCGGGTGGCCAATCGCACCGGCCTGGCCTCCGGTAAAACACCGCGCCAAGTGGAGGATACCCTAACCCGTGTGGTCCCCGATGAATTTATGCACGACGCCCATCACTGGCTCATTCTCCATGGCCGCTATGTATGCACCGCCCGCAATCCCCGCTGCCAGGAGTGTTTAATCAACGATCTGTGTGACTATTATTCAAAGATAGCAAAGGAAAAATCCCGTGGATTAAAGAAAACAGCGAGCTAA
- a CDS encoding GDSL-type esterase/lipase family protein, which produces MNTINHTWALIKYSLLGAILIAGIACSSGDSTQLSKLSPNGIILAFGDSLTYGTGAGGSQYSYPSILAEKIERQVINEGVPGELSGEGVARLPQVLDRYQPHLVILCHGGNDLLRQRADSQIVANLQKMIELVRERGIEIVLLAVPRPTLLFMESASFYTEIAREYHIPVDNKTLVSLEKNSALKSDRVHLNREGYRLLGEAVFRLLRGSGAL; this is translated from the coding sequence ATGAATACCATAAACCATACCTGGGCGCTTATTAAGTATAGTCTTCTGGGAGCAATACTCATTGCCGGCATTGCCTGTTCTTCTGGTGATTCCACCCAGCTATCGAAGCTGTCTCCCAATGGAATTATCCTCGCTTTTGGGGATAGTCTTACCTATGGTACGGGGGCGGGGGGTTCCCAGTATAGCTATCCGAGTATTCTCGCGGAAAAGATAGAGCGGCAAGTCATTAACGAGGGAGTACCTGGGGAGTTAAGCGGGGAAGGGGTGGCCCGCCTACCCCAGGTGTTGGATCGATACCAACCTCATCTAGTAATATTATGTCATGGGGGCAATGATCTTCTGCGTCAGCGGGCTGACAGCCAAATTGTGGCTAATCTCCAGAAGATGATAGAACTTGTGCGGGAACGAGGTATTGAAATCGTCCTATTGGCGGTACCCCGGCCCACGCTACTTTTTATGGAATCCGCCAGCTTTTATACCGAGATTGCAAGGGAATATCATATTCCCGTTGATAACAAAACCCTGGTAAGCCTGGAGAAAAACTCCGCCCTTAAATCTGATCGGGTTCATCTTAACCGCGAAGGTTACCGCCTGTTAGGGGAAGCGGTTTTCCGTTTGCTGCGCGGCTCGGGCGCCCTTTAA
- a CDS encoding catalase: MSKSSKKGVILGQGGELHQQTVNTEETLTTQQGVPVADDQNSLRAGPRGPTLLEDQVMREKIFHFDHERIPERVVHARGYGAHGYFETYESLTDLTCADIFQRKGERTPVFVRFSTVAGNKGSADLPRDVRGFAVKFYTKEGNWDLVGNNIPVFFIQDAIKFPDLVHAAKQEPDRGFPQAQTAHDNFWDFISLTPESMNMIMWTMSDRAIPRSFRFMEGFGVHTFRFVNGGGKSTFVKFHWKPKQGLQSVVWNEALKINGADPDFHRRDLWDAITMGDYPEWELGLQVFDEIFAEKFDFDVLDATKIIPEEEIPVKVVGRLVLDRVVDNFFAETEQVAFCTQNIVPGIDHSDDPLLQGRNFSYLDTQLKRLGSPNFTHIPVNAPKCPMHHFQQDGHMAMHNPKGRANYEPNSWGKEGGPRENPVKGFISYGASVNGPKTRARSETFADHYSQARQFYISQTPIEQKHIGDALMFELSKVEREEIRERVVSHLLNIDDELAKRVARGLGLDKLPKPADAAKPTQKNLPASDKLSIIKNGPKNFKGRKIGILMTDGAAADIFSEVEKVAKSEGALVEVVAPQIGGVKNSKGKKISAGQKIDGGPSVLYDAVVILTSKEGAANLAGFPPAKDFVSDAFAHCKFIGFVEDAKMLLEAAGIAEKVDEGCVLIEDTKSANNFIKRCREVRFWEREKNFS, from the coding sequence ATGAGTAAATCTTCCAAAAAAGGCGTCATCCTTGGTCAAGGTGGAGAGCTTCACCAGCAAACGGTTAATACCGAGGAAACCCTGACTACCCAACAAGGGGTTCCCGTTGCCGATGATCAAAATTCCTTGCGGGCGGGTCCACGGGGGCCAACGCTTCTGGAAGATCAGGTAATGCGTGAAAAAATCTTTCATTTCGATCACGAACGCATTCCAGAGCGAGTGGTGCATGCCCGGGGTTACGGCGCCCATGGTTATTTTGAAACATATGAGAGTCTCACCGATTTAACTTGCGCGGATATTTTCCAGAGAAAAGGAGAGAGGACGCCTGTTTTTGTGCGTTTTTCCACGGTCGCCGGCAACAAAGGTTCCGCCGATCTCCCCCGTGATGTGCGCGGTTTCGCCGTTAAATTCTACACCAAGGAAGGCAACTGGGATTTGGTAGGCAACAATATTCCCGTTTTTTTTATCCAGGACGCTATTAAATTTCCCGATTTAGTTCACGCCGCCAAACAAGAACCCGACCGGGGTTTTCCTCAGGCGCAGACTGCCCATGATAACTTCTGGGATTTCATATCCCTTACGCCCGAAAGCATGAATATGATTATGTGGACCATGTCGGATCGGGCCATACCCCGCTCATTCCGTTTTATGGAAGGTTTTGGCGTTCACACCTTTCGCTTTGTCAATGGAGGAGGAAAATCGACCTTCGTAAAGTTTCACTGGAAACCCAAGCAAGGCTTGCAGTCCGTCGTGTGGAATGAAGCGTTAAAAATCAATGGTGCCGATCCCGATTTCCATCGCCGTGATTTATGGGATGCTATCACCATGGGCGACTATCCGGAGTGGGAACTGGGCCTTCAAGTTTTTGACGAAATTTTCGCCGAAAAATTTGACTTTGATGTGCTGGACGCTACCAAAATTATCCCGGAGGAAGAAATACCCGTGAAGGTGGTGGGTCGCTTGGTGTTGGATCGGGTGGTGGATAACTTTTTTGCGGAAACGGAGCAAGTTGCATTTTGTACTCAAAATATTGTTCCTGGCATCGATCACTCGGACGACCCTTTACTTCAGGGGCGTAATTTTTCCTACCTGGATACGCAGCTCAAACGTTTGGGAAGCCCGAATTTTACCCATATTCCCGTTAATGCGCCTAAATGCCCCATGCACCATTTTCAACAGGATGGCCATATGGCGATGCATAATCCCAAAGGGCGGGCAAATTATGAGCCCAATAGCTGGGGCAAAGAAGGTGGACCCCGGGAAAATCCCGTCAAGGGATTTATCAGCTATGGTGCTTCCGTGAATGGGCCAAAAACCAGGGCTCGTTCAGAAACATTTGCGGATCATTACAGCCAGGCCCGGCAATTTTATATCAGCCAAACCCCCATCGAGCAGAAGCATATTGGTGATGCGCTCATGTTTGAGCTAAGTAAAGTGGAGCGGGAGGAAATTCGGGAGCGGGTAGTCTCCCACTTGCTCAATATTGACGATGAACTAGCCAAGAGAGTGGCCCGGGGGCTAGGGCTTGATAAACTTCCTAAACCCGCCGATGCGGCTAAGCCTACGCAAAAAAATCTACCAGCTTCCGATAAACTCAGCATTATTAAAAATGGCCCGAAAAACTTTAAGGGACGTAAAATCGGTATATTAATGACCGATGGCGCGGCTGCGGATATTTTTTCTGAAGTTGAAAAAGTAGCTAAATCAGAGGGCGCGCTTGTTGAAGTCGTTGCCCCTCAAATTGGTGGCGTAAAGAATAGCAAAGGTAAAAAAATTAGCGCGGGACAAAAAATTGATGGTGGCCCTTCCGTACTCTATGATGCGGTAGTGATTTTAACCTCTAAGGAGGGTGCGGCAAATCTTGCCGGGTTCCCTCCGGCTAAGGATTTTGTCAGTGATGCCTTCGCTCATTGTAAATTCATAGGTTTTGTCGAAGACGCAAAAATGCTTTTGGAAGCGGCTGGCATTGCCGAAAAAGTAGATGAAGGCTGTGTCCTCATCGAGGATACAAAGTCTGCAAATAACTTCATTAAGCGGTGCAGGGAAGTGCGGTTTTGGGAAAGAGAAAAAAACTTTTCCTAG